Proteins from one Sulfurovum sp. TSL1 genomic window:
- the thiE gene encoding thiamine phosphate synthase, translating into MPRSLNGLYVITDEYLTPDATVHSYVEDALKAGASIIQYRNKTKSDEEVEEVCRILQSLCRSHSVPFIIDDRPHLAAKIQADGLHIGKDDMPIEEARKIFPKGIIGVSCYGSIRKAREAQEEGADYVAFGSFFASPTKPHSGVISLNVLHKAKEALDIPICAIGGISQTNIGQIAATQTDMISVVSAAFKGNTKENVSNLIKGMKL; encoded by the coding sequence ATGCCGCGATCGCTTAATGGTCTGTATGTGATCACAGATGAATATCTTACACCAGATGCAACTGTACATAGTTATGTTGAAGATGCCCTAAAGGCAGGTGCATCCATCATACAATACAGAAATAAAACAAAATCAGATGAAGAGGTAGAAGAGGTATGTCGAATACTTCAATCACTCTGCCGTAGCCATAGTGTACCTTTTATTATAGATGATCGTCCTCACTTGGCCGCTAAAATTCAAGCTGATGGCCTGCATATCGGTAAAGATGATATGCCCATTGAAGAAGCTAGGAAAATTTTCCCAAAAGGTATCATAGGGGTATCATGTTACGGAAGTATCCGTAAAGCCAGAGAAGCACAGGAGGAGGGTGCAGACTATGTAGCATTCGGCTCATTTTTTGCTTCACCAACGAAACCTCACTCGGGTGTTATTTCTCTAAATGTACTGCATAAGGCAAAAGAAGCATTGGATATACCTATCTGTGCCATTGGAGGTATTTCCCAAACAAACATAGGGCAAATCGCAGCCACACAAACAGACATGATCTCTGTAGTAAGTGCAGCGTTTAAAGGTAATACAAAAGAAAATGTGTCAAATTTAATAAAAGGAATGAAACTATGA
- a CDS encoding ABC transporter substrate-binding protein: protein MKLKLAFEWFLNPDHLPFLVGLHKGYFENYGLELELIVPDEHYDGLDELIAGNIQFATNEPLHLIEQFNENFLSLGTYFETKGGVLLKKETYEKVKNGAIITITTPVSNDVTNTIGYEIIRRYFEKEGIAVSKGQVHFEPNGFEHIKYMKEGADGGWLYFYNFEGIEAQHEGMDLLYLDAKTSGFANFSALDLFVNKEFYHDNEEVCKDFDAAVKESIRFMNENPEEAMAIYYDHTKEAKSALMDDILRATLECFDENYSSNYAQSLPILEFFREISITSLDAKRFKTAFLQ, encoded by the coding sequence ATGAAACTTAAGCTTGCTTTTGAATGGTTCTTAAACCCAGATCATTTGCCGTTTTTGGTAGGTTTGCACAAAGGTTACTTTGAAAACTATGGTTTGGAGCTTGAACTCATTGTACCTGATGAGCATTATGACGGGTTGGATGAGTTAATTGCAGGGAATATCCAATTTGCCACCAACGAGCCTTTACATCTTATAGAACAATTCAATGAAAACTTTCTTTCTTTAGGGACCTACTTTGAAACCAAAGGGGGTGTACTACTCAAAAAAGAAACGTATGAAAAAGTCAAAAACGGTGCAATCATCACCATCACCACACCCGTATCAAATGATGTGACCAATACCATAGGGTATGAGATCATACGTCGTTACTTTGAAAAAGAGGGGATTGCTGTGTCCAAAGGGCAGGTACATTTTGAGCCTAACGGCTTTGAGCATATCAAGTATATGAAAGAAGGTGCCGATGGCGGATGGCTCTACTTCTATAATTTTGAAGGCATAGAGGCACAACATGAAGGCATGGATCTACTTTATCTTGATGCAAAAACTTCAGGCTTTGCAAACTTCAGTGCACTGGATCTGTTTGTCAATAAAGAGTTTTATCATGATAATGAAGAAGTATGTAAAGATTTTGATGCTGCAGTGAAAGAGTCCATCAGGTTTATGAACGAAAATCCGGAAGAGGCGATGGCTATCTATTACGATCACACAAAAGAAGCTAAATCTGCACTGATGGATGATATACTAAGAGCGACATTGGAATGTTTTGATGAAAATTACAGTTCAAACTATGCACAGTCTTTACCAATTTTAGAATTTTTTAGAGAGATAAGCATCACATCATTAGATGCTAAAAGATTTAAAACTGCATTTTTACAGTAA
- a CDS encoding DUF523 and DUF1722 domain-containing protein → MKIAVSGCLLGEEIRFNGGHSHDRFVTQSLGKYAQFVSFCPENLAFGTPRPTIRLVEDENDSCYVQSSDGEVDVTEKLLETNNIELQKIQNEPIRGIIFKAKSPSCGFGSAMIYRTNGYSKEKGDGLFVKMCKEHFPLLPMEEEARLNDPWLRENFIMQLFAYDDFENFKASNPTMKALVSFHQSYKFMLQAKNEMMYRELGQIVGNHEGLPFDEILRQYEILFKTAIAQKSSIGKNRNVLEHMAGFVKDKINEVEKEMLHEQIQDYANKIVPLIAPLSRLHMFAKAYNVEYLLNQKFLDPYPKELALRSDIKSGK, encoded by the coding sequence ATGAAAATAGCCGTATCAGGATGCTTACTAGGGGAAGAAATACGTTTTAACGGCGGACACAGCCATGATCGCTTTGTGACACAAAGTTTAGGAAAATATGCCCAGTTTGTTTCATTTTGTCCCGAAAATCTGGCATTCGGTACGCCCAGACCAACCATAAGACTTGTAGAAGATGAGAATGACAGCTGTTATGTACAAAGCAGTGATGGAGAGGTAGATGTTACTGAGAAACTCTTAGAGACAAATAACATTGAACTTCAAAAGATACAAAATGAACCTATACGGGGTATCATATTCAAGGCCAAATCCCCTAGTTGCGGATTCGGAAGTGCTATGATCTATAGAACAAACGGCTACTCCAAAGAGAAAGGTGACGGTCTCTTTGTAAAGATGTGCAAAGAGCATTTTCCTTTACTGCCCATGGAAGAAGAAGCAAGACTGAATGACCCTTGGTTGCGTGAGAACTTCATCATGCAGCTTTTTGCCTATGATGATTTCGAAAATTTCAAGGCTTCAAATCCTACGATGAAAGCGTTGGTATCTTTTCATCAGAGTTATAAGTTCATGCTCCAGGCAAAAAACGAAATGATGTATCGAGAACTAGGACAAATTGTAGGTAATCATGAGGGATTACCATTTGATGAAATACTAAGACAGTATGAAATACTCTTCAAAACAGCAATTGCTCAAAAGAGCTCTATAGGCAAGAATAGAAATGTCCTGGAACATATGGCAGGTTTTGTGAAGGATAAAATAAATGAAGTAGAGAAAGAGATGCTTCATGAACAGATACAGGACTATGCAAATAAAATAGTACCGCTTATCGCACCCTTAAGTAGACTTCATATGTTTGCAAAAGCCTATAATGTTGAGTATCTTTTGAATCAAAAATTTTTAGATCCATACCCTAAAGAGCTGGCACTACGTTCAGATATAAAGAGTGGAAAATGA